The window agatgcatgctggatagcggtcgatgtgtggagtaatagtagtagatgcaggcaggagtcggtctacttgatacggatgtgatgcctatattcatgatcattgccttagatatcgtcataagtttgtgcttttctatcaattgctcggcagtaatttgttcactttctatcttgagagaagcctctagtgaaacctatggcccctgggtctattttccatcatataagtttccgatctataattttagtttcctatttactttctttgcaatcttttactttccgttctataaaccaaaaatactaaaaacattactttaccgtttatccatctatatcagatctcactttgcaaataaccgtgaagggattgacaacccctttatcgcgttgggtgcaagttggagtttgtttgtgcaggtattcggtggcttgcgcgttgtcacctactagattgataccttggttctcaaaagctgaggggaatacttactctactttgccgcatcaccctttcctcttcaaggtaaaaaccaacacaagctcaagaggtagcaatcacATGCGCAAGAGTATCATTCTTATCGCGTACAATGCGGTACAAGGCTGGGTACTGTTCTCGGAGAGTGGTCTTTCCTAGCCACTTTTCCTCCCAGAATGTATCTCCGAGCCATCCTTTATCGCGAAGGATCCGAAACGAAAAAGATGTTTCTTTACTGCCAGCAGACCAGCCCAAAAATGCGAGTCACTAGGCTTCCAATATGCCTGGGACAACGCCTTTTGGCCTAAATACTTGTTGCGCAGCAGAGTTTGCCAAACACCATTCTCGGTAAGTAGCTTGAATGGCCATTTACTAAGTAAGGCATCATTCTTGACCTGGAGGTTCTGAACACCTAAGCCTCCTTGGTCTTTCGGTTGGCAAACGGCGCTCCATATGGTTAGTCTATACCTTTTCTTTTTACTGTCTCTTTGCCAAAAAAAATCTGGATCTGAAGCAATCTTTGCAAAACCCCTTTGGGAAGTTGAAAAAATGAGAGCATGTAGAGAACCATGTTGGTGAGGACAGAGTTGATCAAAACTAGTCGTCCTCCAATGGACTGCAATTTGCCTTTTCAACTGCTCAACCGTTTCTCCAACCGCTCTTCAACATGTTTCCACTCTGCATTAGTGAGACACCGATAATGAATCGAAATTCCCAAATATTTAATCGGGAATTGGCCTTGTGCACAGCCAAACAAATCATCGTATTGTGCAGTCGTCTCCTTGGCTTCTCCAAAACAGAATAATTCACTTCTATGGAAATTGATTTTCAAGCCTGACATTTTCTCAAAAGCTGAAAGCAAAAGTTTCAGATTTCTCGCCTTATCAAGGTCATGTTCCATAAAAAGAATCGTATCATCGGCGTATTGCAAGATATAGAGTCCTCCATCAACAAGATGTGGCACTACTCCTGCAATTTGACCATCCCGTTTGGCGCGTTCGATCAAAGTAGCCAGCATGTCAGCGACAATGTTAAATAACATTGGAGACAGTGAGTCACCCTGACGTAATCCTTTTTTCGTCTGGAAGTAATGGCCTACATCATCATTAACTTTGATAGCCACACTGCCTCCAGTATCAAAATTTTGGATCCACTCACGCCATTTATCGGAGAAACATTTCATTCTCAGGGTCTGCTCAAGAAAAGACCATTTGACTTTATCATATGCCTTTTCAAAGTCAATTTTCAATACTACCCCATTCATGTTCTTCCGGTGCATCTCGTGAACGGTCTCGTGAAGGATAACTACTCCATCGAGTATATTTCTTTCTTGCATAAAAGCCGTTTGGGATGGCCGAACAACATGGTCAGCAACCACATTGAGCCTATTAGTCACTACTTTGGTGAATACTTTGAAGCTGACATTAAGGAGGCATATCGGTCTGTATTGTTGGATCCATACGGCCTCCTTTGTCTTGGGCAACAAAACAATCTCTTCAAAATTTAGCCTGGATAGGTCAAGTTGGCTGGCATGAAGAAAATTGAACAACTCCATTAGGTCAGTCTTGATGACATCCCAGAAGTTCTGATAGAACTATGCAGGGAAGCCATCAGGTCCTGGAGCTTTATTGTGTTCCATTTGGAACACCACAGCTCTCACCTCCTCTTCAGAGAAATGTGCTACCAGGACCGCCAGGATATCATTCTCTTCAGTCGTGACTTGTGGAATATCATCTATTCGGGTCTCATCGAGACTGAAGTTCCCTTCATCTGGAGCCCCAGATAGAGACTTGTAGTATTTGGTTATATAACGCTTGAGCTCTTCCTGGCCTTCGATCCGTCCTTCATCCTGTTCGAGGCTAAAAATACACTTCTTTCGGTGTCGCCCATTGGCAACCAATTGAAAATAACGTGTATTGCTATCTCCCTCCAGAATGAATGGGGCGCCGGATCTACGGTAccacttgagttcctcttctcgCAATAGACGTGCCATTTGCTCATTGGATTGATTTTTATGTCAATCTCATGTTGAGACAACGTGCGAGTCTCTGTGATTTTGTCGAGGTCATCAATAATAGTGGAAAGACGCTGCTTTTCTTTTTTTCTATATACCACTGGTGTGCTTCGCCCATCCAGTTAGGAACTGCCTTGCGGCTCGAATTTTAAAGTTCCATCTCTGAATTGGTGTGCGACCAATGGCGGGCCTCTCCCATACATTCTTAACCATATCCGCAAAGCCATCACGTTGTAACCATCCCAATCCGAATTTGAATGGGCGGCGAGCAGTGGGAAGACTAGCAGAGTTAGACTCAAGAATGATGGGTGCATGGTCCGAAAGTGTCTCAATACGCTCTAGGGCACGCACTGTTACCAGAGGGAATTTTAGTTCCCATTCGGTATCCATGAGTACCCGATCGAGTTTCTCGTATGTCGGCACCGAACGATTATTGGCCCAAGTGAATTGTCACCCCGACATACTGGCTTCCTGAAGATTCAAACTGCCAATGACAACGTTGAATAAGAAATGCCAGTGAGTGTCAAAATAGTCGTTATTTTTCTCTTCCTGGTACCTAAGGATATTGAAGTCGCCTCCAATAAGCATTGGGTGATACTTTCCAATGAAAAACAGCCTTACACTATTCTATGGATACTATCATAGATTTGACACACATGTGCTTGACAAATAAACAGATATTGGACAAATAAGCCGGTGAAtctacaatagagttgaactttTCCATGTCCTACTTTATAAATTACACTAATTTGAACGAGCTCATTGTAGTTCAAAGAATATATACCAGggttgtactccctccattcccaaatatgtctttttagacatttcaataAGTAACTACATAcggaaaaatgagtgaatctatgttctaaaatatgtctacatacattcttatgttgtaattcatttaaaatgtctaaaGAAACTTAACAGGGGGTACTAGATAATGGGCTAGTTTAATTCTAACGTAATTTTGTTGAAAACTTACAGTGGTATGCACTATGTGGCAATAGCAGTAAAACTGGCAAGAGTGGGGAAATGGCAAAGCGGTAAAGTGGTAAAAATGTACTAGAGTACTAGGTGCACGCATAAGCCGGGCCAAATCTTCAGGCTACTTGAGAGAGAGAAACAAATGAAGTAACAAGACTTGATCTGTTTCctcaaaagaagaagaaaagaacaaCTTGATCTGCAAACTGGGAAGCCTCTCGAAACTTTCTCAGGGGTTATAAGCACCACCGATTATTTCTGGTAGGTGTGAATTCCCCTGTGCAGATCGAGAGGAGGAAACGGAAGGTAGGTCGCCCTTGTGCTGCTCACAGTCATAGACCTTGGCGTGTCCCGCGCGGCGGCGCACGGCGGCACGGACGCTCTCCAGTCACGAACTGCATGCCTGCTGGACCCATCGTGCGGACTCTTGCTTCAGAGACTTCACGATCCGGTCATCCTTCGCCTTGGTTTGATCGCTTGCAATGGAAGCTTCCAACGTGTACCATCTTCTCACTTTCCAGACGACGACTCTGGCATTGACCGTCGACCATTTCTTCCGGCGGCCGACCGGGACTGGCACCAAAGCGCGCCTATCTTAAGCGACTAGCCATCGCCAACCCGCCATTGCTGCCTTGCTAGATAAGCTATCCAGAGCTCCCTCGCAGTCGCCGCCAAGACGACCGCGTGGGACCGCGAGGATGCTGAAATGTTCAAGAACCCTCAACAACGAATATTGCAAGTGTACGCGTCGGCTAGGGAGCCTTGACTACGGTGGCCTCCGTGGTCTTTTTTGAGTGCTTGGCGAGCCTGCACGCTCTGTACGGGCTATGCTTTGTAATTCGATAGTGGCTTGTTAAGCTCCGTCCGAACTTTGTGTCATGGGCCGGTGTGGCTTTTGGTTGTTTTAAGACTGGTTGGTGTGCTACTCTGTTGTTGGGGTTctattaatttaaagccggatGCATCTGGCGTCTTCATTCTAAAAAAAGAGCCGGGGCAACCCAGCGCGCTGCGGCGAGATGGCGGCGTCGCAGGAGTACATGGACAAGGCGCTGCTCCGGCGGAGCTACCGCAACGTCTGGCAGACCGACCTCACCTGCGCCATCCAGGCGGATTTCCCATGTGTGTATCCTATCCTGCCAACTTATGAAGTACTGAGTAGATGTTTTGATTTCTCAAGATATGTCAGGACCTGATCTTATTTTTTGCGTCCTTTTGTTCTACCTTTTGATGCAGACTGCTGTCTGTCGCTGTGGTGGTGAGTGGGCACTGTTCCGATTCTCCGGATCCCAGGCGTTGGAGTTCCCAGCTGATGAATTCTAACAACTGTATCTGTTTTGTGTTTTGAACTTTTGATGTTATCCAGCGGCCCATGCGTCTCTTACATGCTCCGCAGGCGTGCTCTCTACAACGACATGTCGAGGTGAAGCTTAATTTTCATTGTTCTAGTGTTTCCTTTGATTTGTAGTACTGGTACAGTTCTCTGTTCTTCAGTCTCGCTCATCCATGCGTCTCTGTCGGCGTTCCAGATACGTGTGCTGCGCCGGGTACATGCCATGCAGCGGCAGGTGCGGCGAGAGCAAATGCCCAGAACTATGCCTCGCAACAGAGGTGCGTGCGTGCGTGACACATGTGTTCTTCTACCTCTTGGCCTCCTCTTAATTTTCAACTCTGATCAACCGGATTTGCAGGCGTTCCTCTGCTTCGGCAGCTCGGTTGCTTCGACCAGGTTCCTGCTGCAGGACGAGTTCAACATCCAGACGACCCAGTGCGACAACTGCATCATCGTACTACCTCATTCCCACTGCCATCGTTTCACAACTTCGCAAGTGATCACTTATCATCTCTGAACTCGTTTTGGTTACTGCGTGCGTGCAGAGCTTCATGTTCTGCCTCCAGCAGCTGGCCTGCATCTGCTCCCTGGTCGCCTGCATCGTCGGCAACCAGGAACTCTCCGAGGCTTCGCAGGCGATCTCCTGCGTCTCCGACGCGGTCTACTGGACGTAAGACACTCTCTGACTTCTTCCCCAGGCCATTTGAAGAAACCTTCTTTCTGAACTGCATGAATTTGTTTGTGCAGGGTTTGCTCCTGTATGCAGGTAATGGCACACGAGCTTCGCTTCGCTTAAACAACTGAAGCTTTCTTGTTCCTTGATGACATTGAACACTTGAGCCGACGCTGACACGGCGATCGATCTGATGGAATTTTCCAGACGCAGCACAAGGTGGAGATGGACAAGAGGGATGGCAAGCTGGGCGGGGCTGCGATGACGGTCCCTCCGACGCAGCAGATGTCACGCATCGATCAGCCGATGCCGCCTCAGGTCGGGTATGCGCCGCAGCCAGCGTCCTACAGGTAGTTCTGTGGGGTCTTGGGCTGCCGTTGCGAGTGGGAAATGGATGGAGATCAAGTAGCTGATATTATGTTCCTCCTGTTTTAGTAGGCGAATTTTGAGGCTTGGGGTCAGCTTAGAACTTGTCATATTTTTTTGCATCCAAATATTCCAGCAAGTGAGAATGATTATATCCATAGCAATCTACATATGGAATTTACTCCAGAGGCAGAACAGTCTCGTCATAAAAGGGGAGACCTCTTCTTCTGTCACGGAGAAGAAAATCCCAGCATGATAAAGCAAACTCTCACAATCCCAGAAGAGATGCAAAAGAGTTTCCTCAGTGCTTTGTTGACAAAGGCTGCAGTTGTAATTATTCATAAAGAAGTCTTTCCTCTTGAGCAGAGCTTTGGTGTTTGTTCTATCGTGGAGAGCCAACCAGACAAAGATCTTACGTTTGAGTCTACTTTCATTCTTTcagttttttctctttttttttttgaaaatcacATGGCCTTTAAAGTTCCCCATAAGGTTCGCATACATTTTGGTGGAGGAGTATTTGTTAGGCTGATCGCTGCAAATCCAGATATCCTTTCCATCCAGCTGAGAGCCCTGTGGCAAAAGGTTTTGAAGCTCAATGAACTGATCATATGCTTAACTGAAAATGGCCCATGGAACAGTTCAGAAAGGTCAACAGAGGCCTTGACCAATGAAAGAGGCACCATAACATCTTTGGCAAAAGAGTGCAATTCAGGAAATTTATGAGCAAGTGCCCCATCAGTCCAATTATCACGCGAGAACAATATTGTATCCCCTTCCTCATGCTTACACACAGTGTGTTTTGAACATCTTTCCACCAAAAGGAACCATCAAGTTTATTTTGAAGTGAGCTTGAACCATAATAATTTTTCCCAGATAAGCTTAACTCATGGTAAATCAGCATTGTTACAGAATTTGTAAAGATGCTTAATAAGCGGAGCTTTATTGTGAGTGGCGACATCCAGAATACCAAGGCCACGTTGGTCCTTGGGTTTGCAAATCTTATCCCAGGCATAAGAGCAGTTCCATGATCTTCCATACCAAACTTCCACAaagacagtgccacaaatattcACATGGGGACCTGGGTATGGTGAGCTTCACCTCTCTTATCCCACTTCTGGAGACATTCTTCATAATATATGCCATGAATAAATTGATATCGTGATGGTCTCTCAATTAATCATACTCGGATCAGCTTGCTTGCTAAAGGCGACGACCCGACCCCCTTCTCCTGGGTTCGGGCTGACGGTGTGCACGTCGAGGTGGCATGTTTGGGTAATAAAACTTTGATTCCGATAATAAATGGTTCTCAATGGACAATAGAAGCACCCGCGTGACTAAGAACCTACTATTTTTGGCTTGAGGACCGAAGCACAGCAGCCGCTGGCATCACTCGCAGGATCCGAGGTGTCCAGACCTCGACCTAGGTTTTGTGCTCGGGCGGACCGGATCTGGGTCCGAGGCAGATCGGAGAGCTTGCTCCGGGTAGGTGAGGTGGGGTGCGGTTTAGGATGTGCTCGCGGGTGGTGCTCTCGACCTCCTTGCGGGTGCGGCAGTCGACGGTGGTGGTCGTGATACCGTTGCGTTGCTGGGCGGATCGCCGTCGGTGGCCACGGACATGGTGTCGTGCTAGCTAGCTTGGGCCAGGACCTGGGTAGGGGGTGTGCCTCTGCTCTTCCTACCATGGCTGAGTGCGCTGTGAAGTGGGCGGTGGACGGTGTCTCGCGAAAGGGATGCCGGGGCAGCGGCCTTAGATGGCGGTCCGCATGGTTTGCTTGTTAGCAGGCACCATTGCGGCGGTGGTGGCTCTCCTTCATGGTCGTGTGGGCGAAGGGAGGTGTAGTGGTGGGTGGCTCGGGCATACTCCCCTCTGGGTCGCCCTGATCTGGATCTAGGGTTCTAACCTTGTCGCGCTCGTCCTGGCGGCCTCGTGATTGTGCGCGTGAGTTGCCGAGCGAAAGCTCCGCGCCCTTGGCACCGACGACGGCGACACCCGTGGGTGCCGCTCTCTTCTTGAAGATGTCGTCGTAGTTCTTCTCTCCGTGCCAGGGCTCCGGGTGAAGACCTTTCTCCGTTGTGGACTCGGCAGTGGCGACGCTCGGCGCCGAGGGCGTTGTCGTGGGGCTTAGGTGTACTAGGTTGTAGCATGACGGTGtgtttagagcatctccaacaggcgcACAAAAACTGCTCCACGCGCTAAAATTTGGGTTTTTTAGACGCCGGACAGCTCCAGCAGAAGCTGTAAAATAGTGCATGCGCCAAAAAGGATTGGGCATGCGCTAAAAAGCGCTATCAGAAGCTGCAATTTTGGGGCACCGGATTGCGCGCACTTCATAATTTTCACTCCGTGTTATATTGGGCGCATATTTTTAGGCATCTGCTAAACCAATGTTGGGTCCGACGCGCTAAAAGTGCTACAGTGGCGTGTTAAAATTATTTTAGCGTGCGAAACTTGTATgcgcctgttggagatgctcttagagcTTCCTATGTTCTCTGTTGGTAGCGTAGTCGTGTGCGTTGCGTGATCCGATTATCCTGAGATCGGCTTTGTAAGAGGGCGACCTCACCACCTTGTATCATTCGGCCGTGGTTTTTCTTcggttgttgctttatttataaaacaGGGCGAAAGCCTCTTTCGAGATTAATCATACTCCAACTAGTAAGTTTTATTTCTCTGTGAGATGAGACTCGATAACTCAACAACTGTTGACAATTTATTGGCTACAAACTTTTGACACTTTTCATTCTACAGTTCTCATGCAAGAGCGTTAAACAAATATTCAGAACAAAATGTACACAAGACATACCTGAACACGTTCAAAAAGATACCATCTCATAACATAAGTAAAAAAACAACATAGGATGGGGGAGGTTCTATCCGAATACTACGTCGTCATTCATTATGGAAGAGAACCTCAATAGGCATATGCTCCACCAGATAGACATTACCATAAAAAGATCTCTGTCCTCCGGCCTCTACAAGATAGGCCAAGTACGTAGTTATTGTGTATAACATGAATAACCTGCACAAGAGTTGAAACACCTTTTTTTTGTTTAATACCACGCCAATCCTATGAAGCCACAAGGCCAACATAAGGCCGCCACCCTACTACGACATGTGAATAATTTTTTTCTATCAATACCCCTCAGGCAATTTGCTGAACATATAACTaacagttttgctaaagcacatctagatgtgccataagtattgcacatctaagttcTATGTTATTGATCTTACACAGAGATTCATGTGGGTAtattctttttttccttttatgCTTGATTGAgtcacttagatgtgcaataattAGGGCACATCTAAATGTGCCCTAGACATATCCTATAACTAACACTACATGGGTACGGGTGGGGAGGAATTAAATGTTTTCAAACTACCCGAGCAACGAACCACACCACATGAGCAAACTTTTACACTAAAAAGTAGGTGTTTAATTGACTCATCATGGTGGCAAAAGACACGCCACTTGCTACCTTGACAATTACGGCGCACAAGATTGTCCTAATTAAGACCACTCCTCGGTGTAGAAACTAGAAGAATATCTTCACTCTAAGAGGTGTTTCGAGTTTccaaattattattattattattattattattattattattattattattattattattattaacaGGGACATCACTATGGGCAATCAGTGCATATATAGACTTGACGTGGAGCTTTTCATTCTGGCGCAAGTTTCATCAAAAAACATCTGCCTCATTTGACAGGATGGACTCCAAACATGTGAGGAGTTCATTTCACGTAGCAAGACAATGCTCCAATAAGTTCCTACAGAAAGAGACATCGAGCTCGGATCGACCCAGGACTTGTAACTTGTTGCCTTTTGATTAATACAGATTCAGGGGGGGTCCACCCACTATCCAGAGCTTCTAAAGAAAAAGCCCAGGACTCGTAGGGTTGTTGCAATTCTATGTCGAACCATTCAATACTATTCTGGGTATTGCCACTTAAGACGAGTGGTCCCCAACCATGTGTCGTCCCTGAATCTAATTGGGAACCTTCCCTGACCAAGAAAATGCCAACTTGGAGAAAGAAACCATCGAGCTTCATCAGGCTAGACAAGAGATGGGAGTTAGACCGTGTTCAAAGGAGTTGAGAGATGGCTTTATATCCCACGTTCTTATTACAAATGATTTTCTACCCCACCCCATTCTCAGTAAGGAGCTTATATACATTTTACTGAGAAGGGTATTGATTCTATCCCAAAATATCCTGAATACCTAAACCACCCTGGCTTTTGGCTGGCACATCACATTACACATAGCAAACCAATATTTCTTCGTACTGTTATCACTTAGCCAGAAAATTCTAGACTTAAAATAGTTCATCCTATGCAGTTCCCCCTCGAGTACGTGAAAGAACAACACCATGTACACGACCATGTTGCCGAGGAAGGAGTTGATTAAAACCAAGCGTCTCCCATATGAAAGAGGTTTTCCCTTATAGCCGCAAGGCGTTTCTCTAGTCGCTCTTCCACGTATTTCCACCCGGCTATAGTAAGTTACCAGTAGTGGATAGGAATACCAATGTATCGGATTGGAAACAACCCAAGCTGGAAACCGAAGATCTCGGCATACTCAGACGTTGAATCTACAACCTCAACAAAGCAGAAAAAATCGCTCTTGTGGAAATTTATTTTCAGAACCGAAAGCTCCTCAAAAGTGCATAAAAACAGCTTAAGATTTCTTGCTTTATCCAAGTCATGGCCCATAAAATCACATCTCTATTACAGCGGCCACTTTATCCCATTCAATGATAATAGCAAGCATGCCTGCCGCAATACTGAATAAGATAGGGGACAAGGGGTATCCTTGGCAGAGACCCTTTCAAGTCTGAAAGTAGTTGTCGACTTCATCATTGACCTTGATGGCGACACTACCACCAAAGATAAAACTCTCAACCGACCTCCACTACTATCGCGAGAGCCCCTTCACACAGATAATTTGTAGAAGAAATtattgggaatcgttgcatgggaaacaaaaaaaattctacgcacacgcaatgatctatccatggagacgcatagcaacgagggggagagtgtgtctacgtaccctcgtagaccgtaagcggaagcgtttcacaacgcggttgatgtagtcgaatttCTTCTCACGTCAACCGATCAattaccgaacgcacgacacctccgcgttctgcacatgttcagctcagtgacgtccctcgccttcttgatccagcaaaacgtcgaggtagtagatgagttccgtcagcacgacggcgtggggacggtgatgatgaagtgatctccgcagggcttcgcctaagcactacaaaaatatgaccgggggtgtaaacggtggaggggggcaccgcacacggctaggcaattgtctggtgtgt is drawn from Aegilops tauschii subsp. strangulata cultivar AL8/78 chromosome 1, Aet v6.0, whole genome shotgun sequence and contains these coding sequences:
- the LOC109774476 gene encoding uncharacterized protein, coding for MAASQEYMDKALLRRSYRNVWQTDLTCAIQADFPYCCLSLWCGPCVSYMLRRRALYNDMSRYVCCAGYMPCSGRCGESKCPELCLATEAFLCFGSSVASTRFLLQDEFNIQTTQCDNCIISFMFCLQQLACICSLVACIVGNQELSEASQAISCVSDAVYWTVCSCMQTQHKVEMDKRDGKLGGAAMTVPPTQQMSRIDQPMPPQVGYAPQPASYR